One part of the Candidatus Schekmanbacteria bacterium RIFCSPLOWO2_02_FULL_38_14 genome encodes these proteins:
- a CDS encoding 16S rRNA (guanine(527)-N(7))-methyltransferase RsmG — protein MPYHFLKEIFDRAKFPFILDKEKEEKFCIYLEELQKWNKKINLTSIKDNDEIIEKLFLDSVFFLKFFNIEPGSYCLDIGSGAGFPGIPIKIMSQEINLFLLEATKKKVSFLKHISRILSLEKIHIVNKRLEEISNDKNFFGKFELIITRAVSPSLKLITDSYKLLSKKGVLIYFGGENPKRNFIVEKNFFATSDLKTYQLPLSKLNRTLIIFRK, from the coding sequence ATGCCTTACCATTTCTTAAAAGAAATTTTTGATAGAGCGAAATTCCCTTTTATCCTTGATAAAGAGAAAGAGGAGAAATTTTGTATTTACCTTGAGGAACTTCAAAAATGGAACAAAAAAATAAACCTTACTTCAATAAAAGATAATGATGAAATAATAGAAAAACTTTTTCTTGACTCAGTTTTTTTTCTTAAATTTTTTAATATAGAGCCTGGTTCTTATTGTCTTGATATTGGTTCCGGAGCAGGATTTCCAGGAATACCTATTAAAATAATGTCTCAGGAGATAAATCTTTTTCTTCTTGAGGCTACAAAGAAGAAAGTCTCTTTTTTGAAACATATTTCAAGAATCCTTTCATTAGAAAAAATTCATATAGTTAATAAAAGGCTTGAAGAGATATCAAATGATAAGAATTTTTTTGGAAAGTTTGAATTAATAATTACTCGCGCTGTATCTCCATCTCTAAAACTCATTACAGATTCTTATAAACTCTTAAGCAAAAAGGGCGTTTTAATATATTTCGGGGGCGAGAATCCCAAAAGGAATTTCATTGTTGAAAAAAACTTTTTTGCAACTTCGGATCTGAAAACCTATCAGCTTCCGCTCAGCAAACTGAATCGAACTCTTATAATTTTTAGGAAATAA
- a CDS encoding RNA-binding protein, with amino-acid sequence MGKKLYVGSLPYSFSEGQLVELFSQYGAVESGKVISDKYTGQSKGFGFVEMKSDEDAQKAIDALNETQIEGRKIVVNEARPMESKPRSDRGGGGGGRRGGGGGGGGGNRSSRW; translated from the coding sequence ATGGGTAAAAAATTGTATGTGGGTAGTCTCCCTTATTCTTTTAGCGAGGGACAATTGGTAGAACTTTTTTCTCAGTACGGCGCTGTAGAATCAGGAAAAGTAATTTCTGATAAATATACAGGCCAGTCAAAAGGGTTTGGCTTTGTGGAAATGAAGTCTGATGAAGATGCTCAGAAAGCCATAGATGCCCTTAACGAAACTCAGATTGAAGGAAGGAAAATAGTAGTTAATGAAGCACGTCCCATGGAGAGTAAGCCCCGTAGCGATCGCGGTGGAGGCGGAGGAGGAAGAAGAGGCGGAGGAGGAGGCGGCGGCGGAGGCAACCGCAGTAGCAGATGGTAA